The following are from one region of the Penaeus chinensis breed Huanghai No. 1 chromosome 5, ASM1920278v2, whole genome shotgun sequence genome:
- the LOC125025589 gene encoding mucin-2-like, with protein sequence MMYRSLMCLLLLPVIMVLCKTRIVQVSSIRSGRQKQAVLKLDNFRQVYANGGQVPCNTQVLMPPDSAATFTSPDFPRGCGWVFSALDANTQVAISCTEFRLGEKIGGACVSGALIVFVGAGHHLFCGLSGPQSVSAENGVLRVFYNPDFSSNSGKFNCIVTSGSPTSVSTPVTSPISDTSTRATDTPPISTAASTSLTTTSSTFTVTDTSSNPNVTDTLSTSTFIGANTSISDASADTPSTFALVTDIFPNLTIVYTSSTSVVPDTPTTSTVTNASSTNVTYTSTTITDTPSTSTVTDTSSTVTDTSTPTVTDTIIVTDTSSTNVTYTSTPTVTDTSSINITDTSSSTVTDTSTNVTDTSSSTVTDTSSTNVTYTSTPTVTDTSSTNITDTSTSTVTDTSSTSITDTSTSTVTDTSSTNVTDTSTSTVTDTSSTNVTDTSTATVTDTSSTNVTDTSTPTVTDTSSTNVTDTSTSTVTDTSSTNVTDTSTPTVTDTSSTNVTDTSSTNVTDTSTSTVTDTSSTNVTDTSTSTVTDTSTNVTDTSTSTVTDTSSTNVTYTSTPTVTDTSSTSVTDTSTSTVTDTSSTNVTDTSTSTVTDTSTNVTDTSTSTVTDTSSTNVTDTSTSTVTDTSSTNVTDTSTSTVTDILSTLLVTDTSSTSTDTDTSSFIATDTSSTLRFTDTSSTVTDTPTSTLTDTPSHDTDTSSTNITYTSTVTDIPSTSTVIDTSSPLPVTNTPPSTVTDTPSTTVTDIQTTTVTNTTLLLSTVTNTSSTTVTDNSYTSTVTTVIDIPITTVTNTTLLPSTVTNTLSFSTVNDNSSSTTVTDKASTVTDTASTSVTDTASTTVTDISTTVTNTPHSTVTPSTSIVTDTSFSSTVTDTSSTFTETLSTTVTNTQSTPVTDTSPTTINNTTYALTTANITLSKSTINVTYTSFTSELIYTSTTADTTLGQRTCKCGVRGSSSNQRVSGGESAGLHEFPWHAAIVVKDTIIIFCGGALISDRIVVTSASCIVGIYLGTLEILLGEHNINTNLDTTATVRRRVSAFVTHPDYNPTTRVNNLALLHLDVPLDLFVSTAIQPVCLPEPTDLFEEVRATVTGWGSLSTLPMHPFILQKLEMTTLKSSDCAAKFSSIVTDRIICATAEKKGLCLGDNGGPLVAQAGDQWVLVGIASIIGTSCHTGPITFTRITSYLQWIVEQNSNATTCE encoded by the exons ATGATGTACCGGAGTTTGAtgtgtcttcttcttctacccgtaataatg GTGTTGTGCAAGACACGGATAGTGCAGGTGTCCAGTATTCGGTCTGGTCGTCAAAAACAGGCAGTCCTTAAACTTGACAACTTCAGGCAGGTGTACGCTAATG gTGGGCAGGTGCCATGCAATACGCAGGTGCTGATGCCTCCTGATTCTGCCGCGACGTTCACCTCGCCTGATTTCCCTCGGGGATGTGGTTGGGTGTTTTCC GCTCTTGACGCCAACACGCAAGTCGCCATTTCTTGCACGGAGTTCCGCTTGGGAGAAAAAATTGGCGGGGCTTGTGTCTCTGGCGCCCTTATCGTCTTCGTCGGCGCCGGTCATCATTT ATTCTGCGGTCTTTCCGGACCCCAAAGCGTATCCGCAGAAAACGGAGTTCTTCGCGTTTTCTACAACCCAGATTTCTCCAGCAATTCGGGGAAATTCAACTGTATTGTCACTTCTGGATCGCCGACGTCCGTATCTACACCAGTTACTAGTCCTATCAGCGATACGTCTACTCGTGCTACAGATACTCCACCTATTTCTACTGCTGCATCTACTTCTCTGACAACTACTTCATCAACCTTTACTGTGACTGACACTTCATCTAATCCTAACGTCACTGACACTTTATCTACATCAACTTTTATAGGGGCTAATACCTCCATTAGTGATGCAAGTGCTGATACTCCGTCTACTTTTGCTCTTGTTACTGATATTTTCCCTAATCTTACTATTGTATATACCTCATCCACTTCAGTTGTTCCTGACACTCCAACTACATCTACTGTTACTAACGCTTCATCTACTAACGTTACTTACacatctactactattactgacactccatctacttctactgttactgacACTTCATCTACTGTTACTGACACATCTACTCCTACTGTTACtgacactattattgttactgacacTTCATCTACTAACGTTACTTACACATCTACTCCTACTGTTACTGACACTTCATCTATTAACATTACTGACACATCTTCTTCTACTGTTACTGACACTTCTACTAACGTTACTGACACATCTTCTTCTACTGTTACTGACACTTCGTCCACTAACGTTACTTACACATCTACTCCTACTGTTACTGACACTTCATCTACTAACATTACTGACAcatctacttctactgttactgacACTTCATCTACTAGCATTACTGACAcatctacttctactgttactgacACTTCGTCTACTAACGTTACTGACAcatctacttctactgttactgacACTTCGTCTACTAACGTTACTGATAcatctactgctactgttactgacACTTCGTCTACTAACGTTACTGATACATCTACTCCTACTGTTACTGACACTTCCTCTACTAACGTTACTGACAcatctacttctactgttactgacACTTCGTCTACTAACGTTACTGATACATCTACTCCTACTGTTACTGACACTTCCTCTACTAACGTTACTGACACTTCGTCTACTAACGTTACTGATACATCTACTTCTACCGTTACTGACACTTCGTCTACTAATGTTACTGACAcatctacttctactgttactgacACTTCTACTAACGTTACTGATACATCTACTTCTACCGTTACTGACACTTCGTCTACTAACGTTACTTACACATCTACTCCTACTGTTACTGACACTTCGTCTACTAGCGTTACTGACAcatctacttctactgttactgacACTTCGTCTACTAACGTTACTGACAcatctacttctactgttactgacACTTCTACTAACGTTACTGACAcatctacttctactgttactgacACTTCGTCTACTAACGTTACTGATAcatctacttctactgttactgacACTTCATCTACTAACGTTACTGACAcatctacttctactgttactgacATTTTATCTACTCTTCTTGTTACTGACACTTCATCTACTTCCACTGATACTGACACGTCATCTTTTATTGCTACTGACACTTCATCTACTCTTCGATTTACTGACACATCTTCTACTGTTACTGACACTCCTACTTCCACTCTTACTGATACTCCATCTCATGATACTGACACTTCATCTACTAACATTACTTACACATCTACTGTTACCGACATTCCatctacttctactgttattgacacttcatctcctcttcctgttaCTAACACTCCACCTTCCACTGTTACTGACACTCCATCTACTACTGTTACTGACATTcaaactactactgttactaacacTACACTCCTACTTTCCACTGTTACTAACACTTCATCTACCACTGTTACTGACAATTCATATACTTccactgttactactgttattgacattccaattactactgttactaacacTACACTCTTACCTTCCACTGTTACTAACACTTTGTCATTTTCTACTGTTAATGACAACTCATCATCTACCACTGTTACTGACAAAGCATCTACTGTTACTGACACTGCATCTACTTCTGTTACTGACACTGCATCTACTACTGTTACTGACATTTCAACTACTGTTACTAACACTCCACATTCCACTGTTACTCCATCTACTTCTATTGTTACTGACACTTCATTTAGTTCTACTGTTACTGACACATCATCTACTTTTACTGAAACTTtatctactactgttactaacacTCAATCTACTCCTGTTACTGACACTTCACCTACCACCATTAACAATACCACTTATGCTCTCACTACTGCTAACATCACATTAAGCAAATCTACCATCAATGTTACATACACTTCATTTACTTCTGAGTTAATTTATACTTCAACAACTGCTGACACCACCCTCGGCCAGAGAACATGCA AATGCGGTGTTAGGGGGAGCTCATCTAATCAGAGGGTGTCCGGAGGAGAATCTGCTGGTCTGCACGAGTTTCCTTGGCACGCCGCTATTGTTGTCAAGGACACGATAATT ATTTTCTGCGGCGGCGCTTTGATCAGTGACAGAATCGTGGTGACATCAGCCTCGTGCATAGTTGG AATCTATTTAGGAACTCTGGAAATCCTACTGGGCGAACACAACATCAATACGAACCTAGACACCACAGCGACGGTGAGACGCCGCGTCAGCGCCTTCGTCACCCACCCAGACTATAACCCTACGACGCGAGTGAACAACTTGGCCTTGTTACACTTAGATGTTCCTTTAGATCTCTTTGTTAGCACTGCTATTCAGCCCGTCTGTCTCCCTGAGCCGACCGACCTGTTCGAGGAAGTTCGAGCCACCGTCACCGG ATGGGGAAGCCTCTCCACTCTACCAATGCATCCCTTCATTCTGCAAAAACTGGAGATGACAACCTTAAAAAGCTCAGACTGTGCCGCAAA ATTTTCAAGCATCGTGACTGACAGAATAATCTGTGCCACCGCCGAGAAGAAGGGCCTGTGTCTG GGTGATAACGGAGGCCCTTTGGTGGCTCAAGCGGGTG
- the LOC125025905 gene encoding UDP-glycosyltransferase UGT5-like, producing MLLNQKPERKNFNVFQLSHGLDHFRHDELDAFESPDGVLDLVSRDKLASFTREFYQVDEVKTLYEMRKKFDLIVVHQMLSEVVYPFLHEMPFIFFSTTGIDSQQSATLGNVLNPSFEIEPLVQPLDALKRFQSTFAHCFRLWYRKYWTVVPAVQKEISTLFPELPPLLDLERNQSLALVNSHFSLGPPLPLLPSQVEVGGIHCRPGQPLAEDLDAWISGAGEAGVIYLSLGSIRQPFSMPSQYRQVLTQALEKLDQRVIWRYKGEVDSIPDNVLVRGWLPQQDILAHPNVKAFINLGDFLSVQEAVCHSKPVLALPISTQQTKTADTVRNSGLGLSLAWEDLTEELLLRALREIVENPKFQETASETSSALRDQLHTPLDLAVFWTEYVIRQEGAPRLRSPAVDLSWVEFLMLDVLAALHLVLLLCFVFLRQLARFISRLVRGSEKQKTE from the exons ATGCTGCTTAACCAAAAACCGGAAAGGAAAAACTTCAACGTCTTTCAACTTTCTCACGGACTCGACCACTTTCGCCATGATGAGTTGGACGCGTTCGAATCCCCTGATGGCGTCTTAGACTTAGTTTCCCGCGATAAGCTTGCCTCCTTCACCAGAGAATTCTATCAGGTCGATGAGGTGAAGACGCTTTATGAGATGAGGAAGAAATTCGATCTTATTGTTGTTCATCAGATGCTGAGTGAG GTAGTTTATCCATTCCTTCACGAGAtgccctttatcttcttttcgacGACTGGGATCGACTCTCAACAAAGTGCCACGCTCGGAAACGTTTTGAATCCTTCCTTTGAGATAGAGCCTCTTGTTCAGCCTCTCGACGCCCTCAAACGCTTCCAGAGCACGTTTGCACACTGTTTCCGCCTCTGGTATCGGAAGTATTGGACTGTGGTGCCTGCTGTCCAAAAGGAG ATCTCGACGCTGTTCCCAGAGCTTCCTCCTCTCCTAGACCTTGAACGTAACCAGAGCCTCGCCCTCGTGAACTCACACTTCAGCTTAGGTCCCCcacttccacttctcccctcgcAGGTGGAAGTGGGTGGCATCCACTGCAGACCCGGCCAACCCCTTGCTGAA GACCTGGACGCATGGATCTCTGGTGCTGGAGAAGCAGGAGTAATTTACCTCAGTCTGGGCTCCATCAGACAACCGTTTTCTATGCCCTCCCAGTATCGCCAAGTGCTAACTCAAGCGCTCGAGAAGTTGGACCAGAGAGTGATCTGGAGGTACAAGGGTGAGGTAGACAGCATCCCTGACAATGTGTTGGTCAGGGGATGGCTTCCACAGCAAGACATTTTAG CTCACCCAAACGTCAAAGCGTTCATCAACCTCGGCGACTTCCTCAGCGTTCAGGAGGCCGTTTGCCACTCGAAGCCCGTCCTTGCCCTTCCTATTTCGACCCAACAGACGAAGACCGCGGACACCGTCAGGAACTCCGGCCTCGGGCTTTCGCTGGCGTGGGAGGACCTCACAGAAGAACTCTTGCTAAGGGCCCTACGAGAAATCGTCGAGAACCCGAA ATTCCAAGAGACGGCCTCGGAAACCTCCTCCGCACTGCGCGACCAACTCCACACGCCCCTGGACCTCGCCGTATTCTGGACCGAGTACGTGATCCGGCAGGAGGGCGCCCCCAGACTGAGGAGTCCTGCAGTCGACCTCTCGTGGGTGGAATTCCTTATGCTCGACGTCCTAGCCGCCCTACACTtggtcctcctcctctgcttcgtaTTTCTTAGGCAATTGGCTCGGTTTATTTCTCGCCTCGTACGTGGCAGtgaaaaacagaaaacggaatag
- the LOC125025693 gene encoding folliculin-like, protein MNAILSLCHFCELHGPSVVFCTQAFRDLPDISMLCDMEAVDILDRRPITAENEKSGESSLWKYGSVHQEHYTNMNITGNDACVACRSFQHNQPGFISNDDAARVSYVSSQFPLQSELYVPIRHACIRSLSCEVCPGREGPIYFGDEARGHVLSHTFFLRDVQARGFQRWYSILVLMKDKMLLLNSWPFIVRHLRQTIDRLQENANKVYEAEESKVSHRALRSATMMSDNFRRQRAVGQPRSLPQLAGDEGVWQYLHSSFTWLMKAGGLRLQERLVEGPPVNAFVASDEADGIGINIRELYNALGGVAFHRVVRCLLIGHQVVFRGPAEGVVAGVVKSLKPLLPKHCYKAVEFSSQYADRSTCNILGLHSLAEVPKSVLENDNLCVVEMLPKEQVLEGDEVATAATARLGGTVAGVLAPKDADGSPKACTSPEESEAAQVLKKISFQISKEGFLCQRPPQVLSRIESAVANNTLTPAAMMIYLTTIIYEWVNKVKVWVHVQNKRAMSSKHLEGMPPPGSVIHPQGRGPALPVLRSPSHTAGKAVTSPNFRSLSPVGTTGSPTPLETTQHDELHQLLAAIGSAEWDVPLLEFWAKDFQT, encoded by the exons ATGAATGCTATTTTATCCCTGTGCCACTTCTGTGAGCTGCATGGCCCAAGTGTGGTCTTCTGCACCCAAGCATTCAGAGATCTTCCTGATATCAGTATGCTGTGTGACATGGAAGCAGTTGATATCCTGGACCGAAGACCCATTACTGCTGAAAATGAAAAG TCAGGTGAAAGTAGCTTGTGGAAGTATGGATCAGTGCATCAAGAGCACTACACTAATATGAACATTACAGGAAACGATGCCTGTGTTGCATGCCGTTCATTCCAACACAATCAG CCTGGGTTTATCAGCAACGATGACGCAGCACGAGTGAGTTATGTGAGCTCACAGTTTCCCTTGCAATCTGAGCTGTATGTTCCTATTCGACACGCTTGCATTAGATCCTTAAGCTGTGAG GTTTGCCCAGGTCGAGAAGGCCCAATCTATTTTGGCGATGAGGCACGTGGACATGTCCTCTCCCACACTTTCTTCTTGCGAGATGTACAGGCTCGAGGATTCCAGAGATG GTACAGCATCCTTGTTCTCATGAAAGATAAAATGCTTTTATTGAATTCTTGGCCATTCATAGTACGGCACTTGAGGCAGACCATAGACAGACTACAAGAAAATGCAAACAAG GTGTATGAAGCAGAGGAATCAAAAGTTAGTCACAGAGCTTTGAGATCGGCAACAATGATGTCTGACAATTTTCGAAGGCAGCGGG CTGTTGGCCAGCCAAGGTCCCTCCCACAGCTGGCAGGAGACGAAGGGGTGTGGCAGTACCTCCACTCCTCCTTCACGTGGCTGATGAAGGCTGGGGGCTTAAGGCTGCAGGAACGGCTGGTGGAGGGGCCTCCCGTCAATGCCTTTGTGGCCAGTGATGAGGCTGATGGCATTG GCATTAACATCCGAGAATTGTACAATGCCCTGGGTGGTGTGGCCTTTCATAGGGTTGTTCGCTGCTTGTTGATTGGCCACCAAGTTGTCTTCAGAGGTCCTGCGGAAGGTGTTGTTGCCGGGGTTGTGAAGTCTCTTAAg CCACTTCTGCCAAAGCATTGTTACAAGGCAGTGGAATTCTCCTCGCAGTATGCAGACAGGTCAACTTGCAACATCCTAGGACTCCACTCTCTGGCAGAGGTGCCTAAATCTGTTTTAGAGAACGATAACTTGTGTGTGGTGGAGATGTTACCAAAGGAGCAAGTCCTAGAGGGAGATGAAGTAGCTACAGCTGCAACGGCAAGGCTAGGGGGGACAGTTGCAGGTGTCTTAGCTCCCAAGGATGCAGATGGATCCCCCAAGGCATGCACTTCCCCTGAGGAATCTGAAGCTGCACAAGTTCTGAAGAAAATCTCTTTTCAG ATTTCGAAGGAAGGCTTCCTATGCCAACGTCCTCCTCAGGTTCTGAGTCGAATTGAGTCTGCTGTCGCCAATAACACCCTCACCCCAGCAGCCATGATGATATACTTAACAACAATCATATATGAGTGGGTCAACAAG GTAAAGGTGTGGGTTCACGTGCAGAACAAGCGAGCAATGTCCTCAAAGCACCTTGAGGGGATGCCCCCTCCAGGCTCTGTCATCCATCCCCAAGGAAGGGGACCTGCCCTGCCAGTCTTACGGAGTCCTTCACACACAGCAGGAAAAGCAGTGACATCACCCAACTTCCGCAGCCTCTCACCAGTAGGAACGACTGGCAGTCCTACGCCTTTGGAAACAACACAACATGATGAGCTCCATCAGTTACTTGCAGCCATAGGGTCAGCAGAATGGGATGTTCCGCTGTTAGAATTTTGGGCCAAAGATTTCCAGACTTGA